Within Dictyostelium discoideum AX4 chromosome 4 chromosome, whole genome shotgun sequence, the genomic segment tgaaaataaatattcattctttgacaattattaatattgtttggaaaaataaataaataattaacttACTGGCCATAAATAACTGATACAACAAACTCTACAATCAGATGTACAATCGCATAAACCGTGTTCCCAATTtgccatttttttatttttttatttattttatttgtgtttagataatgattaaaaataaaaaaaaaaaactttccTTTTAtacttaaaattttttttttttttttgtttttttattaaatttttatttttttcttttcttttctcaAAATTGTTCTAGTTttgattttctaaaaaaaaaaatcttttttttggggtttcaaaaaaaatttttgaaaaggtaagaatttttttaaaaatttgctTTTTCAAGAAAAAAGGTATGAAAGTCTTTCTTATTGGatgccaaaattaaaaaaaaacataattaaaaaataaaaaaaaaaaacaattgcgatatttttaatttcgaAACACAAAAAGTcgctttttttttggtttataaattaaaaaaacacttcaaataaaaaattctaataaaAGGAGGTGATTtgccaaatttttttttttttttttttttttttttttttttttttatttttttttaattttttaattatggtTTTTAGAATTGattagatttaataattcagtGTCCCaatttaatagttttgaTAGGTTGAGAACTGATTCTTGACAATCACCAATCATTttgaaatcaaaatttttattattattaaaattgaaaccaCCAAAACTATTTTCACCaacaatttgattatttattaataatcttgggatatttttaaaatgaggAAAGAAATGAACCATTGATGCAATTGGTTGAACTTTTAAAGAGGTACCAATCACAATTAGACAATCACATCTATTAATATCGTCAAGtatattttgattaaatattGGTGGTAAAGATTCACCAAAGAAAACAATATCAGGTTTAATTACAGCATTATTACATTGAACCACTTTACAACGTGGTACAACACTTTTCAAAGGAtcattattgaaaattgaaTCTTTAATATATTCTTGAGAATATTCTAAACCACAATTTGTACATCTTGAAACTGCAAAAGAACCATGagcttcaattaatttatccaATGGTATACCAGCTATTCTTTCAAGTGTGTCAGCATTTTGTGCATAATTCCTTAACAGTAATCCTTTATCTGATAAaagtttaataaaataatgaacTGGTgtacatttaaatttacccGATGGGTAGAGGTCTTTTGAAAGTTGATAAAATGGTTCAggattgaatttaaaataatcaatatcaaaCACTGCCTCtttaaatggtaatttaaattttgaaacattttcattattatataaacCAGTTTCAACTGATCTAAAATCTGGTATACCACTCGCAACTGAAATTCCAGCTCCTGTCAATACAATAATATTCTTacatttatcatttttaattaattttataaattctttaattttattattttcaatttcaatttcattttcaattttaatttcatttttaatgatattacTATTCTttataatatctttaattgaattatcaattgagtcgaaatttttattatattttaaatttctttgatcataataaatgaataatttcattactttgaataaattttcaatatcttttaattttttatttattaaatcactATTTTTGGTGCATTTTTCAATCATTGttgattctttaattaattcattacaATCATTACACCATAATGTTTTATCATCACCatgaaatattttaaaaattgaatgatTGGAATGTAATTTACAATCTTCCATACAAACAACAATTCCACATtctaaacaaattaaaatattatcttGACTTGAACATTTATAACAATTTGGTAttgttactttttttttttttttttttttttttgttaattaacaaaaattttattgatttttaaattaaaatattaataatataacttactattttcattatcatataattgaatatcaattgattcataatttatattacaaTTTTCAATATGTACACATTGTGTTTGTTTTGACATttccaattttatttgtttatatgttcaatcaataataataaaaaaaataaaaaaataaaaaaaaataaaaaaaaataaaaaaaaataaaaaaaaataaaaaaaaaaaaagatttctCATTTTTTGACCATTTTCAAATGCCTGGCTGATGTCAAATTAAAGAAGTTAAACCAAAGCAATTTGTGGTAATTGATCGCAAAAACGATAGACATGTCTATTGCAAAAATCATGATCCAAATCACCATAAAGTTGATCAAGATTCTTCTCTCTCTTAGCGTAGGTTAATCATGCTCTTGGTTGGGCTCTCACAGCTAATACACTGGAAAACATAATTTAAGAatattcatcattttttgagAGATTTTGCTTAgggtaattaaaaaaaagatattatattttaataatatttataacaataatatcagtaattaataaaatttaaataaaaaataattaaaaaatgataagaTTTAAGAATtcttattaataaataataatttatttctcatttaataataaaaagttaatatatttatcattttatgAGATTTTATGCTAGGGTAATTTCTCACTTTTTATAacataatattataatttaataatattttaaaacaaaataatacaaattattataaaaattaatacattTATTAGGTTGTAGAAAATTTTACTATTGTAATatctcattttttaaaatataatactataatttaaaaatatacaaaccaattaataaataaaatatcaaatattattaatttattattaaaatatgataaaaaataatcaaattgtaataaatgtttaaaataataaaaaaaaaatcaataaaatataagaatgttaatttaaattaaacaatttttttcttattttattataaatattattaacaaaaaatgttcctaatttttttttttttttttttccaaaaagtAATAAACATGTGTGACCACCAAGGATATTATGAATGCTCAAAGAAGTTTGATTTTAACAGGGGATTTAACTGGAGACCTCGAAAATTTCCcagttattaaaaaagaatgtaCTGAAGACTGcaaaaaaatgatgattgaaattgttgaaaaaaCATTAAGAGATTTTACTACCATAGCCACAAATTACTTTAAAGATGCTAAAATTGGAATAAAAAGAAAGGATGAATGTGATGGTGTTAACTATTTCTTTATTGTTGTGGAGAgcttgatgatgaagaagatcaTGAATTTTTAGAAGACGTAGAAAAAGCGATGAATgttaaaagaataaatgGAAAGGTAGTTCATTTAAATAACCAAGAGAATGATAACAAATTAGAATCTTcaaccaataaataaataaatttatatctCTTATATAAGAGAtgtagtttattttttttctttaaatttttaatttttaattttttttttttttctttttatttttattttttttcttttttaatttcttgcACCTCTTTTACGTGCAAAGTTACCAGGTTTGGGTATATATCGTCGAGCTTCTTGTGCAGTTGCATAAGTTCTAATTGGCTCTTGTCTTTCTCTGTTTCTTTGCAATCGTCTTCTTTCACTTGTTTTAGtcaaatttctatttttattttatttttaatttttttatttttaatttttttttctttattccAATGCCacccaaattaaaaaaaaaaaaaaaataaaaatttaataaaataaaatttttaaaaaaaaaaaaaaaagttataactTTGATaacttattttatttttattattattattatcatctatttattgttgttttttttttttta encodes:
- the sir2C gene encoding NAD(+)-dependent deacetylase, silent information regulator protein family protein (Similar to +~Similar to Sir2); amino-acid sequence: MSKQTQCVHIENCNINYESIDIQLYDNENITIPNCYKCSSQDNILICLECGIVVCMEDCKLHSNHSIFKIFHGDDKTLWCNDCNELIKESTMIEKCTKNSDLINKKLKDIENLFKVMKLFIYYDQRNLKYNKNFDSIDNSIKDIIKNSNIIKNEIKIENEIEIENNKIKEFIKLIKNDKCKNIIVLTGAGISVASGIPDFRSVETGLYNNENVSKFKLPFKEAVFDIDYFKFNPEPFYQLSKDLYPSGKFKCTPVHYFIKLLSDKGLLLRNYAQNADTLERIAGIPLDKLIEAHGSFAVSRCTNCGLEYSQEYIKDSIFNNDPLKSVVPRCKVVQCNNAVIKPDIVFFGESLPPIFNQNILDDINRCDCLIVIGTSLKVQPIASMVHFFPHFKNIPRLLINNQIVGENSFGGFNFNNNKNFDFKMIGDCQESVLNLSKLLNWDTELLNLINSKNHN